Proteins from a genomic interval of Panthera uncia isolate 11264 chromosome C1 unlocalized genomic scaffold, Puncia_PCG_1.0 HiC_scaffold_4, whole genome shotgun sequence:
- the LOC125912295 gene encoding probable transmembrane reductase CYB561D1 codes for MQPLEVGLVPAPAREPRLTRWLRRGSGILAHLVALGFTIFLTVLSRPGTSLFSWHPVFMALAFCLCMAEAILLFSPEHSPFFFCSRKARIRLHWAGQTLAILCAALGLGFIISSRTRSELPHLVSWHSWVGALTLLATSGQALCGLCLLCPRAARVSRVARLKLYHLTCGLVVYLMATGTVFLGMHSVWFQAQIKGAAWYLCLALPLYPALVIMHQISSSYLPKKKMEM; via the exons ATGCAGCCCTTGGAGGTAGGTCTGGTTCCCGCTCCAGCGAGGGAGCCGAGACTGACCCGCTGGCTGCGGAGAGGCAGTGGGATCTTGGCGCACCTGGTGGCTTTGGGCTTCACCATCTTTCTGACTGTGCTGTCCCGGCCGGGAACCA GTCTTTTCTCCTGGCACCCTGTATTCATGGCCTTGGCG TTCTGCCTCTGCATGGCTGAGGCCATCCTGCTCTTCTCGCCTGAGCACTCCCCGTTCTTCTTCTGCTCCCGAAAGGCTCGGATCCGACTCCACTGGGCAGGGCAGACCCTAGCCATCCTCTGTGCAGCCCTGGGCCTGGGCTTCATCATCTCCAGCAGGACCCGCAGTGAGCTGCCCCACCTGGTGTCCTGGCACAGCTGGGTAGGCGCTCTGACCCTGCTGGCCACTAGTGGTCAGGCACTATGTGGGCTCTGCCTCCTCTGTCCTCGAGCAGCCAGAGTCTCAAGGGTGGCTCGCCTCAAGCTCTACCATCTGACTTGTGGACTGGTGGTCTACCTGATGGCTACAGGAACGGTGTTCCTAGGCATGCACTCAGTGTGGTTCCAGGCCCAGATCAAAGGTGCAGCCTGGTACCTGTGCCTGGCACTGCCCCTCTATCCGGCCCTGGTGATCATGCACCAGATCTCCAGCTCCTACTtgccaaagaagaaaatggaaatgtaa
- the ATXN7L2 gene encoding ataxin-7-like protein 2 isoform X1 yields MAVRERAAAAMAALERRVPSLDDFAGQSWSSWVERADLPAADGAELEESNKNTKKLDAMTLIKEDMSIFGHCPAHDDFYLVVCNHCSQVVKPQAFQKHCERRHGPLSKLYARAPPPPPAPASSQKCHVVNGQGPACRAPGSTKTSREKGQGSRSRGHQPPDKTQKDNLCLFVPVVNLEKMSSLPKPDGHGIRVAPPSAFLSQPGGLTKDSPGKTPMATPSKEPPGRESIEMTPSEGPSHRAEGSPPEKEPGGARLPPKTHRKMARKECDLNRQCGVINPETKKICTRLLTCKIHSVHQRREVQGRAKDFDVLVAELKANSRKGESPKEKSPGRKEPTLERPSQEPLSSVQVVAAAAPSSTFSARAKQTYPYCALPRSRASSESELDDEGPCGGDGDPGLFPFPLPRGGAQASSEESEEEGTSEDLHLPPDCHYATRPPRPQAFCTFGSRLVSPGCYVFSRRLDRFCSALSSMLERHLSSHMWKKIPPAAEPPSHLVSSALAAPLSPSSTGSCPRLPGPPLRPACPASTPPAKDGLVPSYPAGSPSVAAACSQAECMGGSQAITSPLPANTPSPSFSKLPPSKASKSSKGKDGAEVEAPSRKRKLSPGPTTFKRTCILDPPGKGKPSGCRGLSAKTKTALGMGLNGTVGPRVKRAGPLDCRGSPHQPPTPVKASQLDNRGAAGHPAKALPTTCLSEEEVAKKRKNLATYCRPVKAKHCQAGAPADAACSVRRKKPGPAMAFEEKCSTLKVPAQLPEEHGQGKVRMDEGRIHSGDLTQRRC; encoded by the exons ATGGCGGTGCGTGAACGCGCGGCGGCAGCAATGGCCGCTCTGGAGCGGCGGGTGCCGAGTCTCGATGACTTCGCGGGACAGAGCTGGAGCTCGTGGGTGGAACGGGCCGACCTGCCCGCGGCCGACG GGGCTGAGTTGGAGGAGagtaacaaaaacacaaagaagttGGATGCCATGACCCTCATTAAAGAAG ACATGTCCATCTTCGGGCACTGCCCTGCCCATGACGACTTCTATTTGGTTGTGTGTAACCACTGCAGCCAAGTGGTGAAGCCTCAAGCTTTCCAGAAGCACTGCG AAAGAAGACATGGGCCCCTCAGCAAGCTTTACGcccgggccccacccccacctccagcccctgccagCTCTCAAAAATGCCATGTAGTGAATGGGCAGGGCCCAGCTTGTAGGGCCCCAGGTTCCACCAAAACCTCCAGGGAGAAGGGCCAGGGGTCCCGGAGCCGTGGCCACCAGCCTCCTGATAAGACACAGAAGGACAACCTCTG CCTTTTCGTGCCTGTGGTGAATCTGGAGAAGATGTCCAGTCTCCCGAAGCCCGATGGACACGGAATCAGGGTGGCCCCGCCCTCTGCTTTCCTCAGCCAGCCTGGCGGCCTCACCAAGGACTCCCCTGGAAAAACCCCCATGGCAACCCCTTCTAAAGAACCtcctgggagagagagcatcGAGATGACCCCCAGCGAGGGCCCCAGTCACCGGGCTGAAGGCAGCCCCCCTGAAAAGGAGCCTGGTGGGGCCAGACTGCCCCCCAAAACCCACCGGAAGATGGCTC GGAAGGAGTGCGACCTCAACAGGCAGTGTGGGGTAATAAACCCAGAGACCAAAAAGATCTGTACCCGCCTACTAACCTGCAAG ATCCACTCAGTGCACCAGCGCCGGGAGGTCCAGGGCCGAGCCAAGGACTTTGACGTGCTAGTGGCAGAACTGAAGGCCAACTCTCGCAAAGGGGAGTCTCCCAAGGAGAAGAGCCCAGGGCGCAAGGAGCCCACTCTTGAGCGcccctcccaggagcccctctcttcAGTCCAGGTTGTGGCAGCAGCCGCCCCCAGCAGCACCTTCTCTGCTCGCGCCAAGCAGACCTACCCATACTGTGCACTGCCCAG GTCCCGGGCCTCCTCTGAGAGTGAGTTGGATGATGAAGGCCCCTGTGGTGGTGATGGGGACCCAGGCCTGttcccctttcccctgccccggggtggggcccaggcctcCAGCGaggagagtgaggaggaggggaCATCTGAGGACCTCCACCTCCCCCCTGACTGCCATTATGCAACCCGGCCCCCGCGGCCACAGGCG TTCTGCACGTTTGGGAGCCGGCTGGTGAGTCCAGGATGCTACGTGTTTAGCCGCCGGCTGGACCGGTTCTGCTCAGCACTGAGCTCCATGCTGGAGCGGCACCTCAGCTCACACATGTGGAA GAAGATCCCACCGGCGGCTGAGCCTCCATCCCACCTTGTCAGCTCCGCTCTCGCTGCTCCCCTGAGCCCATCCTCTACTGGCAGCTGCCCCCGCCTTCCAGGCCCACCCCTCAGACCCGCCTGCCCAGCCTCCACGCCCCCCGCCAAGGACGGCCTTGTCCCCAGCTACCCTGCAGGCTCCCCCAGTGTGGCAGCTGCCTGCAGCCAGGCGGAGTGCATGGGCGGGAGCCAGGCCATCACCTCACCACTGCCTGCCAACACGCCATCCCCATCCTTCAGCAAACTCCCGCCTTCGAAGGCCAGCAAGTCGTCCAAAGGCAAGGACGGGGCTGAGGTGGAGGCCCCTTCTCGAAAGCGAAAGTTATCACCAGGCCCCACTACTTTCAAACGGACCTGCATCCTGGATCCCCCTGGAAAAGGCAAACCCTCTGGCTGCCGGGGCCTCTCGGCCAAGACTAAAACCGCCCTGGGCATGGGGCTTAATGGGACAGTGGGGCCAAGAGTGAAGCGGGCAGGGCCCCTGGACTGTCGGGGTTCCCCTCATCAGCCCCCTACTCCAGTCAAGGCTTCTCAGCTGGACAACCGGGGAGCGGCTGGACACCCAGCCAAGGCCCTGCCAACCACTTGCCTCTCTGAGGAGGAGGTAGCCAAGAAGCGGAAAAACCTGGCCACTTACTGCCGGCCAGTGAAGGCCAAGCACTGCCAGGCTGGCGCCCCTGCTGATGCGGCCTGTTCTGTGCGCCGCAAGAAGCCGGGTCCAGCCATGGCCTTTGAGGAGAAGTGTTCTACACTGAAGGTACCAGCCCAGCTCCCTGAAGAGCATGGGCAGGGAAAAGTCAGGATGGACGAGGGTAGAATACACAGTGGGGACCTGACACAGAGAAGGTGCTAA
- the ATXN7L2 gene encoding ataxin-7-like protein 2 isoform X2: protein MAVRERAAAAMAALERRVPSLDDFAGQSWSSWVERADLPAADGAELEESNKNTKKLDAMTLIKEDMSIFGHCPAHDDFYLVVCNHCSQVVKPQAFQKHCERRHGPLSKLYARAPPPPPAPASSQKCHVVNGQGPACRAPGSTKTSREKGQGSRSRGHQPPDKTQKDNLCLFVPVVNLEKMSSLPKPDGHGIRVAPPSAFLSQPGGLTKDSPGKTPMATPSKEPPGRESIEMTPSEGPSHRAEGSPPEKEPGGARLPPKTHRKMARKECDLNRQCGVINPETKKICTRLLTCKIHSVHQRREVQGRAKDFDVLVAELKANSRKGESPKEKSPGRKEPTLERPSQEPLSSVQVVAAAAPSSTFSARAKQTYPYCALPRSRASSESELDDEGPCGGDGDPGLFPFPLPRGGAQASSEESEEEGTSEDLHLPPDCHYATRPPRPQAFCTFGSRLVSPGCYVFSRRLDRFCSALSSMLERHLSSHMWKKIPPAAEPPSHLVSSALAAPLSPSSTGSCPRLPGPPLRPACPASTPPAKDGLVPSYPAGSPSVAAACSQAECMGGSQAITSPLPANTPSPSFSKLPPSKASKSSKGKDGAEVEAPSRKRKLSPGPTTFKRTCILDPPGKGKPSGCRGLSAKTKTALGMGLNGTVGPRVKRAGPLDCRGSPHQPPTPVKASQLDNRGAAGHPAKALPTTCLSEEEVAKKRKNLATYCRPVKAKHCQAGAPADAACSVRRKKPGPAMAFEEKCSTLKSKAH, encoded by the exons ATGGCGGTGCGTGAACGCGCGGCGGCAGCAATGGCCGCTCTGGAGCGGCGGGTGCCGAGTCTCGATGACTTCGCGGGACAGAGCTGGAGCTCGTGGGTGGAACGGGCCGACCTGCCCGCGGCCGACG GGGCTGAGTTGGAGGAGagtaacaaaaacacaaagaagttGGATGCCATGACCCTCATTAAAGAAG ACATGTCCATCTTCGGGCACTGCCCTGCCCATGACGACTTCTATTTGGTTGTGTGTAACCACTGCAGCCAAGTGGTGAAGCCTCAAGCTTTCCAGAAGCACTGCG AAAGAAGACATGGGCCCCTCAGCAAGCTTTACGcccgggccccacccccacctccagcccctgccagCTCTCAAAAATGCCATGTAGTGAATGGGCAGGGCCCAGCTTGTAGGGCCCCAGGTTCCACCAAAACCTCCAGGGAGAAGGGCCAGGGGTCCCGGAGCCGTGGCCACCAGCCTCCTGATAAGACACAGAAGGACAACCTCTG CCTTTTCGTGCCTGTGGTGAATCTGGAGAAGATGTCCAGTCTCCCGAAGCCCGATGGACACGGAATCAGGGTGGCCCCGCCCTCTGCTTTCCTCAGCCAGCCTGGCGGCCTCACCAAGGACTCCCCTGGAAAAACCCCCATGGCAACCCCTTCTAAAGAACCtcctgggagagagagcatcGAGATGACCCCCAGCGAGGGCCCCAGTCACCGGGCTGAAGGCAGCCCCCCTGAAAAGGAGCCTGGTGGGGCCAGACTGCCCCCCAAAACCCACCGGAAGATGGCTC GGAAGGAGTGCGACCTCAACAGGCAGTGTGGGGTAATAAACCCAGAGACCAAAAAGATCTGTACCCGCCTACTAACCTGCAAG ATCCACTCAGTGCACCAGCGCCGGGAGGTCCAGGGCCGAGCCAAGGACTTTGACGTGCTAGTGGCAGAACTGAAGGCCAACTCTCGCAAAGGGGAGTCTCCCAAGGAGAAGAGCCCAGGGCGCAAGGAGCCCACTCTTGAGCGcccctcccaggagcccctctcttcAGTCCAGGTTGTGGCAGCAGCCGCCCCCAGCAGCACCTTCTCTGCTCGCGCCAAGCAGACCTACCCATACTGTGCACTGCCCAG GTCCCGGGCCTCCTCTGAGAGTGAGTTGGATGATGAAGGCCCCTGTGGTGGTGATGGGGACCCAGGCCTGttcccctttcccctgccccggggtggggcccaggcctcCAGCGaggagagtgaggaggaggggaCATCTGAGGACCTCCACCTCCCCCCTGACTGCCATTATGCAACCCGGCCCCCGCGGCCACAGGCG TTCTGCACGTTTGGGAGCCGGCTGGTGAGTCCAGGATGCTACGTGTTTAGCCGCCGGCTGGACCGGTTCTGCTCAGCACTGAGCTCCATGCTGGAGCGGCACCTCAGCTCACACATGTGGAA GAAGATCCCACCGGCGGCTGAGCCTCCATCCCACCTTGTCAGCTCCGCTCTCGCTGCTCCCCTGAGCCCATCCTCTACTGGCAGCTGCCCCCGCCTTCCAGGCCCACCCCTCAGACCCGCCTGCCCAGCCTCCACGCCCCCCGCCAAGGACGGCCTTGTCCCCAGCTACCCTGCAGGCTCCCCCAGTGTGGCAGCTGCCTGCAGCCAGGCGGAGTGCATGGGCGGGAGCCAGGCCATCACCTCACCACTGCCTGCCAACACGCCATCCCCATCCTTCAGCAAACTCCCGCCTTCGAAGGCCAGCAAGTCGTCCAAAGGCAAGGACGGGGCTGAGGTGGAGGCCCCTTCTCGAAAGCGAAAGTTATCACCAGGCCCCACTACTTTCAAACGGACCTGCATCCTGGATCCCCCTGGAAAAGGCAAACCCTCTGGCTGCCGGGGCCTCTCGGCCAAGACTAAAACCGCCCTGGGCATGGGGCTTAATGGGACAGTGGGGCCAAGAGTGAAGCGGGCAGGGCCCCTGGACTGTCGGGGTTCCCCTCATCAGCCCCCTACTCCAGTCAAGGCTTCTCAGCTGGACAACCGGGGAGCGGCTGGACACCCAGCCAAGGCCCTGCCAACCACTTGCCTCTCTGAGGAGGAGGTAGCCAAGAAGCGGAAAAACCTGGCCACTTACTGCCGGCCAGTGAAGGCCAAGCACTGCCAGGCTGGCGCCCCTGCTGATGCGGCCTGTTCTGTGCGCCGCAAGAAGCCGGGTCCAGCCATGGCCTTTGAGGAGAAGTGTTCTACACTGAAG TCTAAAGCCCATTAA